Part of the Planctomycetota bacterium genome is shown below.
GCGGAACTCGTCGGCTGCGACGCGACCGACGTCCTGCCAAGCTCGACCGGCATCATCGGCCATCGGCTCGACATGCCGACACTGCTCTACGGCGTCCGGACAGCGCACGACCAGCTCGGCACGTCTGCCGACCACGCTGCCGACTTCGGCCGGGCGATCCTGACGACCGACCTCGTCACGAAGTCGGCCGCGACGACGTTCGAGTCCGCCACGATCGCCGGCTGCTGCAAGGGCAGCGGCATGATCGGGCCGATGCTCGGCGTCGACGGTGCGGGTGGGGAAAAACAGGCGACGATGCTCGCGTACGTGACGACGGACGTGGCAATCGAGCTCGACCTCCTCCGCCGCTGCGTCGATCAGGCGGCTCAGCGGACGTTCAACCGCACTACCGTCGACGGCCACGCCAGCACCAACGACACGCTCCTCGTCATGGCCAGCGGCCAAAGCGACGTTCGCATTACATATGACACTGTCGACGCCTTCGCCGAATCGCTCACCGGCCTCTGCGATCAACTCGCATATCAGATCGCCAAAGACGGCGAGGGCGCGACAAAGGTCGTGACCATTCGTGTCACCGGAGCCGCAGCCGAAGCGGACGCGGCGGCGATGGCGATGGGCATCGCGGAGAGTCCACTCGTGAAAACCGCTCTGCACGGCAACGACCCGAACTGGGGCCGGATCGTCTCGATCGCCGGGAAGGTCGCTGCCCGCGATGGCTTGACCCTTGATCCGGACAAGTGCACGCTCTCGATCTGCGGCTTCGACGTTTACTCCGGTGGCATCCCACTCGACTTCGATGCGGCTGCGGCGTCGAAAGCGCTCGCGGCGAAGGAAGTCGAGCTGGTCTTCGATGCTGGCGTGGGCCAAGCCTCCGCCCACGTCTACACGTGCGACTTGTCCCGCGAGTACATCACCATCAACGCGGACTACACGACCTGAGCGAGAGACGCGTTACTCGCCACCTCCATCATCCTGAGCGAGCGCAGCGAGTCGAAGGACCTCGCTTAGTTGTCTTCGCCGATGCAATGCGCGGTCCCTCGGCTGCGCTCGGGATGACGAATGCAACAAACCCGATTTTGCCTTGCTGCCCGTCGTGCTACTCCACCTTCACCACGCGCGCTCCCAACTCACGCATCGCCGCCTGGACGATCGGATCGGCTTCGTAGTCGAGCGTGTTGGAGGCCGTCGTCGGGTTCTCGGTCGGGGCGTCCGGATCGACGTCGATCTCAATCGTCGGCGGTGCGTCGAGGTTCAGCTGCTCGGCAATCGCGGCGGCCAAGGCGGAGGTCGTCGACTCGCGGCGAAGCATCGATACCTGGCGCGGGCCACCGGCGGCGAGGAGTGTGACGGCCGACGCATCGAGACCGACCAGCCGCGTGCCGTCGAGCAGACCCGCGACGTTGGGCTGGTCTCGCTCCAGTCGCTGCCGCACCGACGCCCAGACGGCCTCAGGGTTGATAGCGGCTTTCGTCTGAACCGGTGTTTCTGCACGCTCCGACGACGCCTCTGGCTCGGAACCTGTTAAGTCAGCCGTTTTTTTTTCCGCAGGCGACGCCGGCGCAGCGCCGAGGAGTTGCTCGACCGACGTGAACTGCCGGCCGAGGCAAAGGCGGACGAGTGTCGCGTCGAGCAGTGCCCGCCCGGTTGCCCCGGCCGTGCGGATCTGCCGGCGAAGCTCCTCCAGAATCGCCACCGCCTGAGCGAGCCCCGCGACGTCGAACGCCTCCGCCTGCCGATCGAGCACTGACGCGTCGAGCCCGGGCAGATCGCCTGCCGGTGCCTCCTTGCCGAGTGTCTTCCGGATGAGCAGCGCGTGTGCGTGCTCGACAAGCGCGTGCAGAAACGCGTCGGTGCCAAGGCCGTCGGTCAGCATTGCCGCCGTCTCGGACAAAGCGGGCTCGACATTTCCGTCAGCGATCGCGTCCATGATCGTCGCAACACGATCTCTCGCCGGCAGGCCGAGGAGTCGCGTGACCGTGTCGACCGTGAGCGTCTCGTCGCCATCGAGGCCGGACAGCAGTCGATCGAGCAGCGAGAGGCTGTCGCGCATGCTGCCCTGCCCGTTGCGCGCAACCAGCCGCAACGCCTCGTCATCGGCCGTCTTGCCCTCCTTGGCGACGACGTGCTCCAAGTGCCCGACGACGTCGGTCGCAGGCAG
Proteins encoded:
- the argJ gene encoding bifunctional glutamate N-acetyltransferase/amino-acid acetyltransferase ArgJ, coding for MPDELHLLSPAGFAAAGNAAGLKPSGKHDLGLLVCTGQQPARAVAAFSRNRIVSPTITVGREHLADGKLRAVVVNSGNANACTGADGEADARQTCDLVAELVGCDATDVLPSSTGIIGHRLDMPTLLYGVRTAHDQLGTSADHAADFGRAILTTDLVTKSAATTFESATIAGCCKGSGMIGPMLGVDGAGGEKQATMLAYVTTDVAIELDLLRRCVDQAAQRTFNRTTVDGHASTNDTLLVMASGQSDVRITYDTVDAFAESLTGLCDQLAYQIAKDGEGATKVVTIRVTGAAAEADAAAMAMGIAESPLVKTALHGNDPNWGRIVSIAGKVAARDGLTLDPDKCTLSICGFDVYSGGIPLDFDAAAASKALAAKEVELVFDAGVGQASAHVYTCDLSREYITINADYTT
- the dnaX gene encoding DNA polymerase III subunit gamma/tau; translation: MADGDVAPQPYAVLARKYRSRTFGEVVGQEQVAQTLAKAIEIGRIHHAYLFCGTRGVGKTSMARIFALALNAPETDGPTTEADPTSETAEAIFRGDDVDVIEIDAASNTGVDNVRELIENARFRPMRSRFKVYIIDEAHMLSKAAFNALLKILEEPPGHVKFVLATTEPEKILPTILSRVQRFDFKDLPATDVVGHLEHVVAKEGKTADDEALRLVARNGQGSMRDSLSLLDRLLSGLDGDETLTVDTVTRLLGLPARDRVATIMDAIADGNVEPALSETAAMLTDGLGTDAFLHALVEHAHALLIRKTLGKEAPAGDLPGLDASVLDRQAEAFDVAGLAQAVAILEELRRQIRTAGATGRALLDATLVRLCLGRQFTSVEQLLGAAPASPAEKKTADLTGSEPEASSERAETPVQTKAAINPEAVWASVRQRLERDQPNVAGLLDGTRLVGLDASAVTLLAAGGPRQVSMLRRESTTSALAAAIAEQLNLDAPPTIEIDVDPDAPTENPTTASNTLDYEADPIVQAAMRELGARVVKVE